A single window of Candidatus Nitrosocosmicus arcticus DNA harbors:
- a CDS encoding M24 family metallopeptidase — translation MNQHNTRRQKLIRLINTQREKQENTNNMVMILDKPEDIFYFTGFWGEGILVIPETLSTKLIVPKLEYTRALRRSQDCDVISSERGKTLTDSLLNQLNENNVVFYNNNNYHIIKELGKKISKRNLVVDYNPVEKLREIKDAQEIDKIKKASNMIDRLFGVAINEIKVNRSEEEIQAILVYEAMKMGAKFPFYQFTSNPLIIASGSQASFPHAETSKRTIENDEFIVLDITLSYDHYVSDATRTFGIGRISNKMKSVYDIVKAAQENGIRRLSETDNFAVVDAACRDTIQKEGFGEYFIHSTGHGVGLEVHELPWIRPKITSRIQENMTITIEPGIYLENKFGVRIEDSLCIVKRKNAKIGQDFDALNFHSFDKELIIL, via the coding sequence TTGAATCAGCATAATACAAGGCGACAAAAATTAATCAGACTCATAAATACTCAAAGAGAAAAACAAGAGAATACCAATAATATGGTCATGATTCTAGACAAGCCCGAAGACATCTTCTATTTCACGGGTTTCTGGGGCGAAGGTATTTTGGTTATACCAGAAACTTTAAGTACAAAATTAATAGTGCCAAAACTAGAGTACACGCGAGCTTTAAGAAGGTCCCAGGATTGCGATGTGATTTCATCAGAAAGAGGCAAAACCTTAACTGATTCCTTGTTGAATCAGTTAAATGAGAATAATGTTGTCTTCTATAACAATAATAATTACCATATCATCAAGGAACTTGGAAAAAAAATAAGCAAAAGGAATCTTGTAGTTGACTATAACCCAGTAGAGAAGCTTAGGGAAATAAAAGACGCTCAAGAAATTGACAAGATAAAGAAAGCTTCTAACATGATTGATAGACTTTTTGGAGTTGCTATCAATGAAATTAAAGTAAATAGATCCGAGGAAGAAATTCAAGCTATCCTTGTATACGAGGCCATGAAAATGGGTGCCAAATTTCCTTTTTATCAATTTACCTCAAACCCACTGATAATTGCAAGCGGCTCGCAAGCCTCGTTTCCACATGCAGAGACATCCAAAAGAACGATTGAAAACGATGAATTCATAGTGCTAGACATTACTTTAAGTTATGACCATTACGTTTCTGATGCGACTAGAACGTTTGGAATAGGAAGAATATCCAATAAGATGAAGAGCGTTTATGATATTGTTAAAGCTGCGCAGGAAAATGGAATTAGACGGTTATCAGAAACTGATAATTTCGCAGTGGTTGATGCAGCCTGCAGGGATACAATTCAAAAGGAAGGGTTTGGAGAATATTTTATTCACTCTACTGGGCACGGCGTTGGCTTAGAGGTCCACGAATTGCCTTGGATAAGGCCCAAAATAACAAGTCGTATCCAAGAAAATATGACGATAACCATAGAGCCTGGCATATACTTAGAAAATAAATTCGGTGTAAGGATAGAGGACAGTTTATGTATAGTTAAAAGAAAGAATGCAAAAATTGGGCAAGATTTTGATGCGCTTAATTTTCATTCGTTTGACAAAGAGTTGATCATCCTATGA
- a CDS encoding radical SAM protein produces the protein MELVYDYPLYRPPSESQSLIFQVTLGCSFNKCSFCNMYRTKAYSERSIDEIDKEIDLMANYYPETKRIFLADGDALNLETIKLIHILSTIRKKFNHLERISSYSMPKNLLEKSHDELESLKKAGLDMVYLGIESGNNTVLKKVTKGATSKMIVDSCKKAKDTGFILSCMIILGLGGKNYSKVHAEDTAKIINEIEPDYIGALTLYMEPGVEKEFYTKFKEPFIPLDDLDILDELNRLINGISVSYKLIFRANHASNVYSIGGTLPKDKQDILQKIGYLKEHPELLKPKMLRRF, from the coding sequence ATGGAACTAGTTTATGATTATCCTTTATATCGTCCACCTTCTGAATCACAATCTTTAATTTTTCAAGTAACATTAGGATGCTCCTTCAACAAATGCTCGTTTTGTAATATGTACAGAACAAAGGCGTATTCCGAACGATCTATTGACGAAATTGATAAAGAAATTGATTTGATGGCTAATTACTATCCAGAGACCAAACGGATCTTCTTGGCAGATGGTGATGCACTAAACTTGGAAACAATCAAATTGATTCATATTCTCTCGACGATACGAAAAAAATTTAACCATTTGGAACGGATATCAAGCTACTCAATGCCTAAGAATTTATTGGAAAAATCGCATGATGAATTGGAATCTCTAAAAAAAGCAGGTTTAGATATGGTTTATCTAGGCATAGAGAGCGGCAATAATACGGTCCTTAAAAAAGTGACAAAAGGTGCAACGTCTAAAATGATAGTAGATAGTTGTAAAAAAGCAAAGGACACTGGATTCATCTTATCATGTATGATAATACTAGGTCTAGGTGGAAAGAATTATTCCAAGGTGCATGCGGAGGATACAGCCAAAATAATAAATGAGATAGAGCCGGATTATATAGGAGCATTAACTCTTTATATGGAACCTGGCGTCGAAAAGGAGTTTTATACAAAGTTCAAAGAACCATTCATCCCACTTGACGATTTAGATATATTGGATGAATTGAACCGTTTGATTAATGGTATAAGTGTAAGTTATAAACTGATTTTTAGGGCCAATCATGCTTCTAATGTATACTCCATTGGTGGGACGCTCCCTAAAGACAAGCAAGATATTTTACAGAAAATTGGATACTTAAAAGAGCATCCGGAATTACTAAAACCAAAGATGTTGAGAAGATTTTAA
- a CDS encoding pyridoxal-phosphate-dependent aminotransferase family protein encodes MEYLVMLPGPTNVPNRVMNAMLAPIINHRSEDFRILYRSIIEKTQKLFQTQGDIVLLSSSGTGAVEASVVNLIKKDDKVVIPVNGEFSTRLADLIDSWGGKSIRIESPFGENPPFEKFEQVFDEHKDIKAVYAVYNETSTGTTIRYMDKLGDLCSRKDCFFIADSVSILGGDELPVDKWNIDICLTASQKAIAAPPGVSPISVSSKAKKYIQENSAPILYFNLKRYFKYYQEHYETPFTPALPLCYAYDEALNLIFEEGLANRVERHKRCADAFYEGLGAMGLTPYAKLDARSNVVIAVNYLPGVDDKKFRDLLSNEFKILIAGGFGNLKGKVFRIGSMGEVSKYHVVRTLSAIESALRMMNFDVPSGAINKAISKL; translated from the coding sequence ATGGAATATCTAGTAATGTTGCCAGGACCGACCAATGTTCCCAACAGAGTCATGAATGCTATGTTAGCTCCTATAATTAATCATAGAAGTGAAGATTTTAGAATATTGTATAGATCGATCATAGAAAAAACTCAAAAGCTATTTCAAACACAAGGTGATATAGTTTTATTATCTTCCTCTGGTACTGGTGCCGTAGAGGCATCAGTCGTAAACCTTATAAAAAAAGATGATAAGGTGGTAATTCCTGTTAATGGTGAATTTAGTACAAGATTGGCAGATTTAATTGATAGTTGGGGGGGGAAATCTATAAGAATTGAATCGCCATTTGGTGAGAACCCTCCTTTCGAAAAATTCGAACAAGTTTTTGATGAACATAAAGATATCAAAGCAGTGTATGCAGTATACAACGAAACTTCGACAGGAACGACAATTAGGTATATGGACAAGTTAGGTGACTTGTGCTCCAGAAAAGATTGTTTCTTCATTGCAGATTCTGTATCTATATTAGGTGGTGATGAATTGCCAGTGGATAAGTGGAATATCGATATATGCCTTACAGCTTCTCAAAAGGCTATAGCCGCTCCTCCTGGGGTTTCCCCGATTTCAGTAAGTTCAAAGGCTAAGAAGTACATACAGGAGAATTCTGCACCGATTCTCTATTTCAACCTCAAAAGATATTTCAAATATTATCAGGAACATTATGAAACACCCTTTACTCCTGCATTACCGTTGTGTTATGCTTATGATGAAGCCCTTAATCTAATATTTGAGGAGGGGTTGGCAAATAGGGTTGAGCGACATAAAAGGTGTGCAGATGCCTTCTACGAAGGTTTGGGAGCAATGGGGTTGACTCCCTACGCAAAACTTGATGCACGCAGTAACGTCGTTATCGCTGTTAATTATCTACCTGGAGTAGACGACAAGAAATTCAGAGATCTTTTGTCTAATGAGTTTAAAATTCTAATCGCAGGTGGGTTTGGAAATCTCAAAGGTAAAGTTTTTAGAATCGGATCAATGGGGGAAGTTAGTAAATACCATGTAGTCAGGACATTATCTGCCATAGAGTCTGCATTGAGAATGATGAACTTCGATGTTCCGTCAGGCGCCATCAACAAAGCTATTTCAAAATTATAA